The Macaca nemestrina isolate mMacNem1 chromosome 6, mMacNem.hap1, whole genome shotgun sequence genome window below encodes:
- the LOC105467122 gene encoding TRAF-interacting protein with FHA domain-containing protein B yields the protein MEKPLTILQVSLYHPTLGPSAFANVPPRLQHDTSPLLLGRGQDAHVQLQLPHLSRRHLSLEPYLEKGSAMLAFCLKVLSRKGCVWVNGLTLRYLEQVTLSPVNRLFFSGIQMLVRVEEGTSLEAFVCYFRVSPSPLIYRPEAEETDEWEGISQEQPPPGSGQQTSGCLGFLHGPSQTWDSPPQPRPGGGTEIQLQREPPDSTLC from the coding sequence ATGGAGAAGCCCCTCACCATCCTGCAAGTGAGCCTGTACCACCCCACGCTGGGCCCATCTGCCTTTGCCAATGTGCCACCACGGCTGCAGCATGACACCAGCCCTCTGTTGCTCGGACGGGGGCAGGACGCCCACGTCCAGCTGCAGCTCCCCCACCTCTCCCGTCGTCACCTGTCCCTGGAGCCCTACCTGGAGAAAGGCAGTGCCATGCTGGCCTTCTGCCTCAAGGTCCTGAGCCGCAAGGGCTGTGTGTGGGTCAATGGGCTGACGCTAAGGTACCTGGAGCAGGTCACCCTGAGTCCCGTCAACAGGCTCTTCTTCTCAGGCATCCAGATGCTGGTTCGCGTAGAAGAAGGCACATCCCTGGAGGCCTTTGTCTGCTATTTCCGTGTCAGCCCTTCACCCCTGATTTACAGACCTGAGGCTGAGGAAACTGACGAATGGGAAGGCATCTCCCAGGAGCAGCCTCCCCCTGGTTCAGGGCAGCAGACTTCAGGTTGCCTGGGGTTTCTCCACGGCCCGTCCCAGACTTGGGACAGCCCTCCCCAGCCAAGACCTGGAGGAGGAACAGAAATACAGCTCCAGAGGGAACCCCCAGACAGTACACTCTGCTAG
- the LOC105467121 gene encoding LOW QUALITY PROTEIN: dendritic cell nuclear protein 1 (The sequence of the model RefSeq protein was modified relative to this genomic sequence to represent the inferred CDS: inserted 2 bases in 1 codon; substituted 3 bases at 3 genomic stop codons) — MHVVGAATHIQNSRSHGLEAAPRHERLERGAGGETPESPGCHSPAPPDTLGMSCCPXSGPLQGFSEGLSPPGRSRPLPTGVLREERVQFLHRGLCNXDLWSEASASPSGTQDELHSSXRKTGQTRREGATKHLACSFRFYLFTVHTVSPGNSHLALCQVFKTVKLYPSKTSFFLSRKSLKSSDPWHPPSLSPNSXNRQAGFRAWSSHLISLSFTCSDNRSRRVSSSQQPPLHSLSSHRRAAHASE; from the exons ATGCATGTTGTGGGAGCAGCAACCCACATACAGAACTCAAGAAGCCATGGCCTGGAGGCTGCACCCAGACACGAAAGACTGGAGAGAGGAGCTGGTGGGGAAACCCCAGAGTCCCCAGGGTGCCACTCCCCAGCTCCACCAGACACTTTGGGAATGAGCTGCTGCCC GAGTGGCCCTCTCCAGGGTTTCAGTGAGGGTCTCTCCCCTCCAGGGAGGAGCAGACCCTTGCCAACTGGAGTCCTGAGAGAGGAGAGAGTTCAATTCCTCCACAGGGGACTCTGCAACTGAGATCTTTGGAGTGAAGCATCTGCGAGCCCCTCAGGGACCCAGGATGAACTGCACAGCAGCTGAAGGAAGACAGGTCAGACCAGGCGGGAGGGAGCCACGAAACATCTGGCCTGTAGTTTCAGATTCTACCTGTTCACAGTTCACACAGTCTCCCCGGGAAACTCACACCTTGCCCTATGCCAAGTTTTTAAGACAGTTAAGCTCTACCCATCCAAGACTTCATTTTTCTTGAGTAGAAAATCACTGAAATCATCAGATCCATGGCACCCACCCTCACTTTCTCCTAACAGCTGAAACCGTCAGGCTGGCTTCAGGGCCTGGTCTTCGCACTTGATATCACTATCCTTCACCTGCTCAGACAACCGGAGCAGGCGGGTGAGTTCCTCCCAGCAACCTCCACTGCATTCTCTCAGCTCCCACCGCAGGGCAGCCCATGCGTCTGAGtga